The proteins below come from a single Tachysurus fulvidraco isolate hzauxx_2018 chromosome 13, HZAU_PFXX_2.0, whole genome shotgun sequence genomic window:
- the mvda gene encoding diphosphomevalonate decarboxylase isoform X1 translates to MAKTSSEKVSMITCTAPVNIAVIKYWGKRDEELILPINSSLSVTLHQDQLKTTTTVACSRNFQEDRIWLNGKEEDINQPRLQSCLCEIRRLARKRRNDEDPNAEITLSHRVHICSVNNFPTAAGLASSAAGYACLVYSLSRLLGVDAELSVVARQGSGSACRSIYGGFVQWKMGERQDGKDSVAEQVAPETHWPELRVLVLVVSAERKPVGSTSGMQTSVQTSALLKHRADRVVPARMDDMIRAVQERDFATFAELTMKDSNQFHATCLDTFPPIFYLNDISRRVINLVHRYNQHYTETRVAYTFDAGPNAVIYLLQDHVAEFVQAVRHFFPPESNGGEFVKGIPVLSASLPDELIRAVGMEPTPKGISYIINTKVGPGPCAVDDPTLHLLGADGLPKKTP, encoded by the exons atggcGAAGACGAGCAGCGAAAAGGTGTCGATGATCACATGCACGGCGCCGGTAAACATTGCTGTCATtaagtact GGGGTAAACGTGATGAAGAGCTCATTCTGCCCATTAACTCCTCACTCAGTGTAACTCTGCATCAGGACCAG CTTAAAACGACCACCACAGTTGCATGCAGCAGAAACTTTCAGGAGGACCGCATCTGGCTGAACGGGAAAGAAGAAGACATCAACCAGCCGAGATTACAGTCGTGTCTTTGTGAGA TCCGAAGGTTAGCGCGGAAAAGACGGAATGATGAAGACCCTAATGCTGAGATCACGCTTTCTCACCGGGTGCATATCTGCTCTGTGAATAACTTCCCAACAGCGGCAGGCCTGGCATCCTCTGCAGCTGGATATGCATGCCTGG tgtacTCGCTGTCCCGTTTGCTGGGTGTGGACGCTGAGCTGTCTGTGGTGGCTCGTCAGGGTTCCGGCAGCGCCTGCAGGAGCATCTACGGGGGCTTTGTGCAGTGGAAGATGGGAGAAAGACAGGACGGGAAAGACAGCGTGGCCGAGCAGGTAGCACCGGAGACGCACTGGCCGGAGCTCCGGGTTCTCGTCCTGGTG GTCAGCGCAGAACGGAAGCCTGTCGGAAGCACCTCAGGCATGCAGACCAGCGTGCAGACCAGCGCACTGTTGAAG CACCGTGCGGACCGCGTGGTCCCGGCTCGGATGGACGACATGATCAGGGCGGTTCAGGAACGAGACTTTGCGACATTCGCCGAACTCACCATGAAAGACAGCAACCAGTTTCACGCCACCTGCCTGGACACTTTCCCACCCATATTCTACCTCAACGACATTTCCCGCAGAGTTATTAACCTGGTGCATCGCTACAATCAGCATTACACAGAGACCAGA GTGGCGTATACTTTCGATGCAGGCCCTAATGCAGTCATCTACCTCCTGCAGGACCATGTGGCAGAATTTGTTCAGGCTGTCCGTCATTTCTTTCCTCCGGAATCTAACGGTGGAGA GTTTGTAAAGGGAATTCCTGTGCTTTCTGCCTCGCTGCCTGACGAGCTGATAAGAGCCGTCGGCATGGAACCTACGCCCAAAGGCATCAGCTACATCATCAACACAAAG gtTGGTCCTGGTCCATGTGCAGTAGATGATCCAACACTTCACCTGTTAGGTGCTGATGGACTTCCCAAGAAAACTCCCTAA
- the LOC113650808 gene encoding cytochrome b-245 light chain, with product MGKIEWAMWANEQALAAGLIYLTGGIVGVAGQFRDWQFAAYGIAAGVFVCVLEYPRSRRAKGTSVERTGQYCFTVCVKAFGPLTRNYYVRALLHVALSVPGGFMLATVLGCVCLGIAALIYLSAAIHGEHWEPILPKAEPTKRVAPSIKQPPQNPPPRPPPEMRRKRTDDPEAAAYTNPIPVTADEQ from the exons ATGGGGAAGATCGAGTGGGCAATGTGGGCTAATGAACAAGCTCTGGCGGCTGGACTCA TTTACTTAACCGGGGGCATCGTAGGAGTGGCAGGTCAATTCAGAGACTGGCAGTTTGCTGCATATGGCAT AGCTgcgggtgtgtttgtgtgtgtcctggaGTATCCACGGAGCAGAAGAGCCAAAGGAACCAGTGTTGAGAGAAC CGGTCAGTATtgcttcactgtgtgtgtaaaggcaTTTGGGCCCCTGACTAGAAATTACTACGTTAGAGCGTTACTTCATGTGGC ACTCAGTGTCCCTGGAGGTTTCATGCTCGCTACAGTTTTAGGCTGTGTGTGTCTCGGCATAGCCGCCCTCATCTATCTGTCA GCAGCCATTCACGGCGAACACTGGGAACCTATTTTGCCGAAGGCGGAACCCACCAAACGTGTTGCTCCTAGCATCAAGCAGCCTCCTCAGAACCCCCCGCCACGCCCTCCTCCTGAGATGCGCAGGAAGAGAACAGACGACCCCGAGGCTGCAGCTTATACCAATCCCATACCTGTGACTGCCGATGAACAATGA
- the mvda gene encoding diphosphomevalonate decarboxylase isoform X2, which yields MHGAGGKRDEELILPINSSLSVTLHQDQLKTTTTVACSRNFQEDRIWLNGKEEDINQPRLQSCLCEIRRLARKRRNDEDPNAEITLSHRVHICSVNNFPTAAGLASSAAGYACLVYSLSRLLGVDAELSVVARQGSGSACRSIYGGFVQWKMGERQDGKDSVAEQVAPETHWPELRVLVLVVSAERKPVGSTSGMQTSVQTSALLKHRADRVVPARMDDMIRAVQERDFATFAELTMKDSNQFHATCLDTFPPIFYLNDISRRVINLVHRYNQHYTETRVAYTFDAGPNAVIYLLQDHVAEFVQAVRHFFPPESNGGEFVKGIPVLSASLPDELIRAVGMEPTPKGISYIINTKVGPGPCAVDDPTLHLLGADGLPKKTP from the exons ATGCACGGCGCCG GGGGTAAACGTGATGAAGAGCTCATTCTGCCCATTAACTCCTCACTCAGTGTAACTCTGCATCAGGACCAG CTTAAAACGACCACCACAGTTGCATGCAGCAGAAACTTTCAGGAGGACCGCATCTGGCTGAACGGGAAAGAAGAAGACATCAACCAGCCGAGATTACAGTCGTGTCTTTGTGAGA TCCGAAGGTTAGCGCGGAAAAGACGGAATGATGAAGACCCTAATGCTGAGATCACGCTTTCTCACCGGGTGCATATCTGCTCTGTGAATAACTTCCCAACAGCGGCAGGCCTGGCATCCTCTGCAGCTGGATATGCATGCCTGG tgtacTCGCTGTCCCGTTTGCTGGGTGTGGACGCTGAGCTGTCTGTGGTGGCTCGTCAGGGTTCCGGCAGCGCCTGCAGGAGCATCTACGGGGGCTTTGTGCAGTGGAAGATGGGAGAAAGACAGGACGGGAAAGACAGCGTGGCCGAGCAGGTAGCACCGGAGACGCACTGGCCGGAGCTCCGGGTTCTCGTCCTGGTG GTCAGCGCAGAACGGAAGCCTGTCGGAAGCACCTCAGGCATGCAGACCAGCGTGCAGACCAGCGCACTGTTGAAG CACCGTGCGGACCGCGTGGTCCCGGCTCGGATGGACGACATGATCAGGGCGGTTCAGGAACGAGACTTTGCGACATTCGCCGAACTCACCATGAAAGACAGCAACCAGTTTCACGCCACCTGCCTGGACACTTTCCCACCCATATTCTACCTCAACGACATTTCCCGCAGAGTTATTAACCTGGTGCATCGCTACAATCAGCATTACACAGAGACCAGA GTGGCGTATACTTTCGATGCAGGCCCTAATGCAGTCATCTACCTCCTGCAGGACCATGTGGCAGAATTTGTTCAGGCTGTCCGTCATTTCTTTCCTCCGGAATCTAACGGTGGAGA GTTTGTAAAGGGAATTCCTGTGCTTTCTGCCTCGCTGCCTGACGAGCTGATAAGAGCCGTCGGCATGGAACCTACGCCCAAAGGCATCAGCTACATCATCAACACAAAG gtTGGTCCTGGTCCATGTGCAGTAGATGATCCAACACTTCACCTGTTAGGTGCTGATGGACTTCCCAAGAAAACTCCCTAA